In Toxotes jaculatrix isolate fToxJac2 chromosome 20, fToxJac2.pri, whole genome shotgun sequence, the following proteins share a genomic window:
- the rpl21 gene encoding 60S ribosomal protein L21 yields the protein MTNTRGKRRGTRYMFSRPFRKHGPIPLSTYMRIYKKGDIVDIKGTGTIQKGMPHKCYHGKTGRVYNVTQHAVGIIVNKQVKGKILAKRINVRIEHVKHSKSRDSFLQRVKENESKKLEAKQKGSWVELKRQPAPPRDAHFVSTKKNEPQLLEPIPYEFMA from the exons ATGACGAACACCAGAGGCAAGAGGAGGGGGACCAGGTACATGTTCAGCAGGCCATTCCGCAAGCATG GCCCAATCCCCCTGTCCACATACATGCGCATCTACAAGAAAGGTGACATTGTTGACATCAAG GGCACAGGTACCATTCAGAAAGGTATGCCTCACAAGTGCTACCATGGCAAGACAGGCCGTGTCTACAACGTAACCCAACATGCTGTTGGCATTATTGTCAACAAGCAGGTCAA GGGCAAGATCCTGGCCAAGAGGATCAATGTGCGCATTGAGCACGTGAAGCACTCAAAGAGCAGAGACAGTTTCCTGCAGCGCGTCAAAGAGAACGAGAGCAAGAAGCTGGAGGCCAAGCAGAAAGGCAGCTGGGTGGAACTGAAACGCCAG CCGGCTCCTCCCCGTGATGCTCACTTCGTCAGCACCAAGAAGAACgagccacagctgctggagcCCATCCCCTACGAGTTCATGGCATAA
- the gtf3ab gene encoding general transcription factor IIIA, b translates to MGERLQSQKLYVCSFFDCKATFSKSWKLEAHLCKHTGLKPFSCESCDKSFCTRYQLTRHELSHSGEKPHKCSAEGCSEAFVTNTGKKNHMARVHQHQENRYRCNHDGCGKDFNKRNQLKGHKCEHQQILPFHCTFSGCAKEFPSRGKLKHHEKVHEGYPCEAEACPFQGKTWTEYLKHRKEHKVKVPCGECKKLFNNPWFLHQHELRVHSGEKKTLPCPRKGCDKKFTRRFNLESHVLGDHEGKKPFSCAYAGCGKSFAMKESLWRHGVVHDPAKKKLKKLHPKKNQPWRMAQQVRPAAAANQADANKLAAKLRKTTLKDNKS, encoded by the exons ATGGGGGAGAGGTTACAAAGTCAAAAACTCTATGTTTGCTCATTTTTTGATTGCAAAGCTACATTCAGTAAGTCGTGGAAGCTAGAGGCTCATCTTTGCAAACACACAGGATTG AAACCATTCTCCTGTGAGAGCTGTGACAAGAGCTTTTGCACTCGCTATCAGCTCACCAGACatgagctcagccacagtgggGAAAAACCACACAA GTGTTCGGCTGAAGGGTGCTCTGAGGCCTTTGTCACAAATACCGGCAAGAAGAACCACATGGCTCGAGTTCACCAGCACCAGGAGAACCGATATCGA tgcAACCATGACGGCTGTGGAAAGGATTTCAACAAGAGGAATCAACTTAAAGGCCACAAATGTGAGCATCAACAGATACTGCCTTTTCA TTGTACGTTCAGTGGCTGtgcaaaagaatttccctctcGTGGAAAACTGAAGCATCATGAGAAAGTGCATGAAG GTTACCCCTGTGAGGCTGAAGCGTGTCCTTTCCAGGGAAAGACGTGGACAGAATATCTGAAGCACAGAAAAGAACATAAAG TCAAGGTGCCGTGTGGAGAGTGCAAAAAGCTGTTCAACAACCCCTGGTTCTTGCACCAGCACGAGCTGCGTGTCCACTCCGGGGAGAAGAAGACGCTGCCGTGCCCCAGAAAAGGTTGTGACAAAAAATTCACTCGTCGCTTCAACTTGGAGAGTCATGTACTGGGTGACCATGAGGGCAAGAAGCCTTTCAGCTGTGCCTACGCTGGCTGTGGGAAGAGCTTCGCCATGAAG GAAAGCCTGTGGCGACATGGAGTGGTGCATGAcccagcaaagaaaaagctgaag AAACTGCATCCTAAAAAGAATCAGCCCTGGCGTATGGCGCAGCAGGTCAGACCGGCAGCTGCAGCCAATCAAGCAGATGCCAACAAGCTTGCTGCAAAGCTGCGCAAAACAACTTTAAAGGATAACAAATCTTGA